The Nostoc sp. 'Lobaria pulmonaria (5183) cyanobiont' genome window below encodes:
- a CDS encoding glutaredoxin family protein, translating to MRLILYSKPGCHLCEGLQEKLEQIQNLSFELKIRDITTREDWFAAYEYEVPVLYLSNYRGTEDEEGSEKLLPRPSPRASVQQLEQMLRKYLAN from the coding sequence ATGCGATTAATTTTATACAGTAAACCCGGCTGTCATTTATGTGAAGGCTTGCAAGAAAAGCTAGAACAAATCCAAAATCTCAGTTTCGAGTTGAAAATTAGGGATATTACGACTCGTGAAGATTGGTTTGCTGCGTATGAGTATGAAGTGCCGGTACTTTATTTATCGAACTACAGAGGCACAGAGGATGAGGAGGGAAGTGAGAAATTATTGCCGCGTCCTTCTCCTCGTGCTAGCGTGCAACAGTTGGAGCAAATGTTGCGTAAATATTTAGCCAATTAG
- a CDS encoding homogentisate phytyltransferase has product MSQSSQNSPLPGKPVQSYFQWLYAFWKFSRPHTIIGTSLSVLGLYLIAIAISRDAINHISTDAMNRVSTNAMNLVSTYSLLPVFGAWIGCLCGNVYIVGLNQLEDVEIDKINKPHLPLASGEFSQQTGQLIVASTGILALVVAWLTGPFLLGMVAISLAIGTAYSLPPIRLKQFPVWAALCIFSVRGTIVNLGLYLHYSWALQQSQTIPPVVWVLTLFILVFTFAIAIFKDIPDMEGDRLYNITTFTIKLGPQAVFNLSLWVITACYLGIIMVGVLHVASVNAIFLVVTHLGLLAWLWLRSLTVDLQDKSAIAQFYQFIWKLFFMEYLIFPIACLLA; this is encoded by the coding sequence ATGAGCCAAAGTTCTCAAAACAGCCCTTTACCAGGCAAACCTGTTCAATCATATTTCCAGTGGTTATATGCCTTCTGGAAATTCTCTCGCCCTCACACAATTATTGGTACAAGTCTGAGTGTTTTGGGTTTATATTTAATTGCCATTGCTATAAGTAGAGACGCGATTAATCATATCTCTACAGACGCGATGAATCGCGTCTCTACAAACGCGATGAATCTTGTCTCTACGTATTCCCTACTCCCTGTCTTCGGTGCATGGATTGGTTGTCTGTGTGGCAATGTCTACATTGTGGGGTTGAATCAATTAGAAGATGTGGAAATTGACAAGATTAATAAGCCTCATTTACCCTTAGCGTCTGGGGAATTTTCCCAGCAAACTGGGCAATTAATTGTCGCTTCTACTGGGATTTTGGCGCTGGTTGTGGCGTGGCTAACTGGCCCGTTCTTATTGGGTATGGTAGCAATTAGCTTGGCTATTGGTACTGCTTATTCTTTACCGCCAATTCGCTTAAAACAGTTCCCGGTTTGGGCGGCGCTGTGTATTTTTTCGGTGCGCGGTACGATTGTTAACTTAGGGCTATATCTGCATTACAGTTGGGCGTTGCAACAAAGCCAAACAATTCCGCCTGTGGTATGGGTGTTGACATTATTTATTTTGGTGTTTACCTTTGCGATCGCTATCTTTAAAGATATCCCCGATATGGAAGGCGATCGCCTCTACAATATTACTACTTTCACCATCAAACTTGGTCCCCAAGCTGTGTTCAATCTGTCTCTTTGGGTAATAACTGCCTGTTATCTGGGAATAATTATGGTTGGGGTGCTACACGTCGCCTCAGTTAACGCCATATTCCTGGTAGTTACTCATTTGGGACTGTTGGCTTGGCTGTGGTTGCGGAGTTTGACGGTAGACTTACAAGATAAAAGTGCGATCGCTCAATTCTACCAATTTATCTGGAAACTCTTTTTTATGGAATATCTGATTTTTCCTATCGCCTGTCTTTTGGCTTAG
- a CDS encoding tetratricopeptide repeat protein translates to MLETFPTSSIIAAVVVVLSLSILGYFAWKTLITSDLFQKGINLAQAKDYQGAEAAFRKVISINSTNDVVRLFLGDVLNQQGQVEEATELFREVIRRSPKNPDAYLRLANILMQHEREEEAQTNLLQAKDLLQKQRQLEKAKKITQLLDKISAKSSES, encoded by the coding sequence ATGCTAGAAACCTTTCCCACTAGTTCGATTATCGCTGCTGTTGTAGTTGTTCTGAGTCTATCAATCCTTGGCTATTTCGCTTGGAAAACTTTGATCACCTCAGACTTGTTTCAAAAAGGCATCAATCTTGCCCAAGCAAAAGATTACCAAGGCGCAGAAGCAGCTTTTCGCAAAGTGATTTCCATCAACTCTACAAATGACGTAGTGCGCTTGTTTTTGGGAGACGTTTTAAACCAGCAAGGACAAGTAGAGGAAGCAACAGAATTATTCCGAGAAGTGATTCGCCGCAGCCCGAAAAATCCTGATGCTTACTTGCGTCTCGCTAATATCCTCATGCAGCATGAGCGAGAAGAAGAAGCTCAAACTAACCTGTTACAAGCTAAAGATTTATTGCAAAAACAACGCCAACTAGAAAAAGCTAAAAAAATCACTCAACTGTTAGATAAAATCAGTGCTAAGTCAAGCGAATCTTAA
- a CDS encoding PAS domain-containing protein: MYNNEYRFKRATDGSYRWQLARGLPLKDE; this comes from the coding sequence ATATATAATAATGAATATCGCTTTAAACGAGCTACTGATGGCTCCTATCGTTGGCAGCTAGCGCGAGGTTTACCACTCAAAGATGAGTAA
- a CDS encoding mechanosensitive ion channel family protein, which produces MKIAISSAWDTVQSMVNGFIALLPNIVLGLIVFILFLFIASRIKVLVKQLTRNRRSARNLGLVLGRLAQGVTVLIGLFIALSILIPSFKVSDLVQLLGISGVAIGFAFRDILQNFLAGILILLTEPFQIDDQIVFKNFEGTVENIQTRATTIRTYDGRRIVIPNSELFTNSVTVNTAFDNRRLEYDVGIGYGDDIDQAKQLMLDAVHSIDEVLKDPAPDVLAMELAGSNVNIRVRWWINPPRRADSLTSRDKVITAIKKTLVANGIDLPFPTQQILFHDQTEETDGNRSRQREGWPSGKGEVPEPHRITDSLKLLAQKQDDGNGKVDSTKVNNE; this is translated from the coding sequence ATGAAAATAGCAATTTCTTCAGCTTGGGACACGGTTCAAAGCATGGTCAACGGTTTCATAGCTTTGCTACCAAATATTGTATTAGGATTAATTGTCTTCATTTTATTTTTGTTTATTGCTAGCAGAATTAAGGTACTGGTCAAGCAGTTGACTCGCAATCGTCGCTCTGCTCGGAATCTAGGATTAGTGCTAGGAAGGTTAGCGCAGGGGGTGACAGTTTTGATTGGATTGTTTATCGCCCTTTCCATTTTGATTCCCTCGTTTAAAGTAAGTGATTTAGTTCAACTGTTAGGAATTAGCGGTGTTGCGATTGGTTTTGCCTTCCGCGATATTCTGCAAAACTTTTTAGCTGGGATTCTAATTCTGCTAACTGAACCTTTTCAAATTGATGACCAAATAGTATTCAAAAACTTTGAGGGAACTGTCGAAAATATCCAGACACGTGCAACAACAATTAGAACTTATGACGGTAGGCGGATTGTCATTCCTAACTCTGAGTTATTTACTAATTCGGTAACTGTAAACACTGCCTTTGATAACCGCCGATTGGAGTATGATGTCGGCATTGGCTACGGCGATGACATTGACCAAGCCAAGCAGTTGATGTTAGACGCAGTGCATAGTATAGATGAGGTTTTAAAAGATCCGGCTCCTGATGTACTGGCTATGGAACTAGCCGGAAGCAATGTTAACATCCGGGTGCGCTGGTGGATTAATCCACCACGACGAGCAGATAGTCTGACTTCGCGGGACAAGGTGATTACTGCAATTAAGAAAACCCTTGTTGCAAATGGCATTGATTTGCCTTTCCCAACTCAACAAATTCTATTCCACGACCAGACCGAAGAGACGGATGGAAACAGATCGCGTCAGCGTGAAGGTTGGCCTTCCGGTAAAGGGGAAGTCCCGGAGCCACATCGGATTACAGATTCTCTCAAGTTACTTGCTCAAAAGCAAGATGATGGTAATGGTAAGGTAGATTCTACAAAGGTGAATAATGAATAA
- a CDS encoding DUF2254 domain-containing protein, giving the protein MKNVKLNKLWDTLHSSYWFIPSIMAIITTALAFTMLMLDRTGKANINYWWSYTGGADGARSLLGTVAGSMISVAATVFSITTVALQLAASNFGPRLLRNFMQDTGNQVVLGTFISTFIYCLLILRTVHGEGDGYSRFVPQISITCGILLAIISIAVLIYFIDHASKIIQASHIIENVSDDLDKAIDRLFPKKIGRSGPFGQEVPEIPENFDFVASPVIVNNNGYIQAIDDEELLKIAQKHNLLLRVESRPGKFIVKDSDLVMVFPGKFVNKKLTKQINDAFILGKERSEQQDIEFPIDQLVEIALRALSPGINDPFTAIRCVDRLGAGLSRLAQKDFPSPYRYDEDHKLRAIAYGVTFEGLVDGALNGIRQYARSDASVTIRLLEAIASIATYTNNLKYQAVLQRHAEMILRGSQEGLPEELDRKDVQKQYDSAIQALKNQTLAEIKKRIV; this is encoded by the coding sequence ATGAAAAATGTCAAACTGAACAAACTTTGGGATACGCTCCACTCAAGTTACTGGTTCATTCCCTCAATTATGGCTATAATTACCACTGCGTTGGCATTCACAATGTTAATGCTCGATCGCACAGGTAAAGCAAATATTAATTATTGGTGGAGCTACACTGGTGGAGCAGATGGAGCGCGATCGCTTTTAGGAACAGTTGCAGGTTCAATGATTAGCGTTGCTGCTACTGTCTTTTCAATTACAACCGTGGCGCTTCAGTTAGCTGCTTCCAATTTTGGCCCCCGTCTACTGCGTAATTTCATGCAGGACACTGGTAATCAAGTTGTCCTTGGTACATTTATAAGTACGTTCATCTACTGCTTGCTCATACTTCGGACTGTTCATGGTGAAGGAGATGGATATAGTCGGTTTGTACCACAAATTTCGATTACGTGCGGTATTCTACTTGCAATTATTAGCATAGCAGTGTTGATTTATTTTATCGATCATGCCTCCAAAATAATTCAGGCTTCGCACATCATCGAAAACGTTAGTGATGACTTAGATAAAGCCATCGATCGCTTGTTTCCCAAAAAAATCGGACGTAGTGGCCCATTCGGACAAGAAGTTCCAGAAATACCTGAGAATTTTGACTTCGTTGCAAGTCCTGTAATAGTTAATAATAATGGTTACATACAAGCAATTGACGACGAAGAATTGCTCAAAATTGCCCAAAAACACAATCTTTTATTGCGCGTCGAGTCTCGACCGGGAAAGTTTATTGTTAAGGACAGTGATTTAGTTATGGTTTTTCCTGGTAAATTTGTTAATAAAAAATTAACCAAACAAATCAATGATGCTTTTATTTTGGGTAAAGAACGTAGCGAACAGCAAGATATCGAGTTTCCCATCGATCAGTTAGTAGAAATTGCCCTACGTGCGCTTTCTCCAGGGATCAATGACCCATTTACCGCAATTCGCTGTGTTGATAGACTAGGAGCAGGACTGTCCCGTTTAGCCCAAAAAGATTTTCCTTCACCCTACCGTTACGATGAAGATCATAAATTACGTGCGATCGCTTATGGGGTGACATTTGAGGGATTGGTTGATGGTGCCTTGAATGGAATTCGGCAATATGCACGATCTGATGCATCAGTAACCATTCGTTTATTGGAAGCGATCGCGAGTATTGCAACTTACACCAACAATCTAAAATACCAAGCAGTTTTACAGCGTCATGCAGAGATGATTTTGCGCGGTAGCCAAGAGGGTTTACCAGAAGAACTAGACCGCAAGGATGTACAAAAGCAATATGACAGTGCGATTCAAGCTTTAAAAAATCAGACCTTAGCTGAAATCAAAAAAAGAATTGTCTGA
- a CDS encoding DUF3611 family protein, translating into MLNNLEPFSHSPKKQEFAAIFRLVSRISFWVQLVLGGVSGIAVLLACFSRNITTQANNAGIGFGIFLAIASILLLCFRVYWALRYQKMAKLLQTPNSENHPKKEDVIKSLKIGLIVSLVGLLIAFIASEVTVTVILGKAVAQPEGVAIYQPENVIRSLDIFVMLANVNMIGAHFFGGVTSLGLLYWLEE; encoded by the coding sequence ATGTTAAATAATTTAGAACCATTTTCACATTCACCAAAAAAACAAGAATTTGCTGCGATCTTTCGTTTAGTAAGTCGAATTAGTTTTTGGGTACAGTTAGTACTTGGTGGTGTTTCTGGCATTGCTGTATTGTTGGCCTGCTTTAGTCGTAACATTACCACTCAAGCAAATAATGCAGGTATAGGATTTGGCATATTTTTGGCTATTGCTAGTATTTTATTGCTGTGCTTTCGAGTCTATTGGGCTTTGCGTTATCAGAAAATGGCTAAACTTTTACAAACACCAAATTCTGAAAACCATCCCAAAAAAGAAGACGTAATTAAAAGTTTAAAAATTGGATTAATTGTGAGTTTAGTAGGGTTATTAATAGCTTTTATTGCTTCGGAAGTGACGGTTACAGTTATATTGGGGAAAGCAGTAGCACAACCTGAAGGTGTCGCAATTTATCAACCAGAAAATGTAATTCGTTCGCTAGATATTTTTGTAATGTTAGCAAACGTCAACATGATTGGCGCTCACTTTTTTGGGGGAGTTACCTCTCTTGGTCTACTCTATTGGTTAGAAGAGTAA
- a CDS encoding Na+/H+ antiporter: MVLESTTGEVVIAEQLKQFLLVLSVSLGVATLPQIFSWFRRIPYTLLLVIVGLGLAFLNVRLINLSPELILMIFLPPLLFEAAWNLKWSDLKRDLLPICLYAVVGVIISIAGVAFGLHQFAGLELSIALLVGASLSATDPVSVTALFRELGASKRLRTLMEGESLFNDGMAVVAFGLLVALPLGNAKLDLQSALLEFFQVVGIGISVGGLIGFGISYLTQRFDLPLVEQSLTLVSAYSTYLITEYLGGSGVMGVVTTALILGNFGSRIGMNPRTRFIVTEFWEFLAFFVNSIVFLLIGDQIRFAVLGDNLKTIAVTIVAMIVGRAVSIYALSSLSNWLAKSQIPLSEQTVLTWGGLRGSVSIALALSVPAILPQREEIIATVFGVVLFTLLVQGLTIQPLLEKLQLLGSQPLRQKYTEAIARQVALQRALEYLETAQKRPGIQPEFYQYQKTLLLGEITFLQEEIDKLLDEYPNLQEFTTEELRRELLAIEADTYAEFVRAGKLNKELSPFLQINYDRVDGKE; encoded by the coding sequence ATGGTCTTAGAGTCTACCACGGGTGAAGTTGTGATTGCAGAACAACTCAAGCAATTTCTACTAGTACTCTCTGTCTCTTTGGGTGTAGCAACATTACCACAAATTTTTAGTTGGTTTCGCCGCATCCCTTATACATTATTACTGGTAATTGTGGGATTAGGATTAGCATTCCTGAATGTGCGATTGATTAATCTTTCTCCTGAATTAATTCTGATGATTTTCTTACCGCCTCTGCTGTTTGAAGCTGCTTGGAATTTGAAATGGTCAGACTTAAAGCGGGATTTATTACCTATTTGTCTGTATGCAGTAGTTGGGGTGATAATTTCTATCGCTGGAGTAGCGTTTGGTCTTCATCAATTCGCTGGACTTGAACTGAGCATTGCTCTATTAGTTGGAGCTAGTCTATCAGCAACCGATCCGGTTTCGGTAACAGCTTTGTTTCGGGAATTAGGAGCAAGCAAACGTCTAAGAACGCTGATGGAAGGAGAAAGTTTATTTAATGATGGTATGGCGGTTGTGGCTTTTGGCTTATTAGTTGCTCTGCCGTTAGGTAATGCCAAACTTGATTTACAGTCTGCTTTATTAGAATTTTTTCAAGTAGTAGGCATTGGTATCAGCGTTGGAGGATTAATTGGGTTTGGTATTTCCTATCTAACCCAACGTTTCGACTTACCATTAGTAGAACAATCCCTTACACTGGTTTCTGCCTACAGCACTTACCTAATTACAGAATATTTGGGTGGTTCCGGCGTGATGGGAGTAGTCACCACAGCTTTAATTTTAGGCAACTTTGGCTCACGCATCGGCATGAACCCCCGCACGCGGTTCATTGTCACTGAATTTTGGGAATTTCTAGCTTTTTTTGTGAATTCGATTGTTTTTCTCTTAATTGGCGATCAAATTCGCTTTGCTGTCTTAGGAGATAACCTAAAAACTATTGCAGTCACAATTGTCGCGATGATTGTGGGACGGGCAGTATCTATTTATGCTTTAAGTAGTCTTAGCAACTGGTTAGCTAAATCCCAAATTCCTTTATCTGAACAAACTGTATTGACGTGGGGTGGGCTACGCGGCTCTGTCTCCATTGCCCTGGCTTTGAGTGTACCAGCCATACTCCCGCAAAGGGAAGAAATTATTGCTACAGTCTTTGGAGTAGTTTTATTTACCCTGTTAGTACAAGGCTTAACCATCCAACCATTATTAGAGAAACTCCAACTTTTAGGTTCGCAACCGCTACGTCAAAAATACACGGAAGCAATTGCCCGTCAAGTTGCTCTCCAAAGGGCGCTGGAATATTTAGAAACGGCACAAAAGCGTCCCGGAATTCAGCCAGAGTTTTATCAATATCAGAAGACGCTGCTTTTAGGAGAAATTACCTTTTTGCAAGAAGAAATTGATAAGTTACTTGATGAATACCCAAATTTACAAGAATTTACAACCGAAGAACTGCGAAGGGAACTACTGGCAATTGAAGCTGATACCTACGCTGAGTTTGTCCGCGCAGGTAAGTTAAATAAAGAACTTTCACCTTTTTTGCAAATAAACTATGACAGAGTAGATGGGAAGGAATAA
- a CDS encoding mechanosensitive ion channel family protein: MVKYSNKKYLIFFHRFIVIVVMLFLLITTMTISYAQEKNLIVNQTPEAVNKIDGTPVILGDKTLFIIKKNVGSFSPQERAQAVTNRIETIANDPSIPVDTLKSLDEEDTTNIVLGEKLIFTITENDAKAAGKSRQELAQEYIKKISGSIAKYRKDRSLNYILKGLLYSFLSTLGLFIFLKVFNQISPKIITTLQNWQGIRIPAIRIQNIELLPVSRVSNIVTKVVKILRLMIMLGVIYIYVSLVLGFFPWTKQLSSKLVSYFLEALYQSWLAFAAYCPKLFALGLIFFVTYYILKIIRPIFTRLGNGSLSISGFYPEWAEPTYKLVFSLIIALAIVLAFPYLPGFGSPAFQGISVFLGILLSLGSTALVANIVAGIILIYTRAFQIGDRIKIGDATGDIVEKTLLVTRIRTIKNVMITIPNGSVLTSQIINYSALGQDPNYHLILHTTITLGYDLPWRKVHQVLIDAALATKDILAKPVPFVFQTSLDDFYVSYELNAYTNKPMLMGSIYSQLHQSIQDKCNEAGIEILSPHYSAIRDGNQITIPENYLSQDYQAPGFRLSPLDNLFKQFNEKDTPESGE; this comes from the coding sequence ATGGTAAAGTATAGCAATAAAAAATATTTAATTTTTTTTCATAGATTTATTGTCATAGTGGTGATGTTATTTCTACTTATCACCACTATGACAATTAGTTACGCTCAAGAAAAAAACCTTATTGTTAATCAGACTCCAGAAGCTGTTAATAAGATAGATGGTACTCCTGTAATATTGGGAGACAAAACACTATTTATTATTAAAAAAAATGTCGGTTCTTTTTCTCCACAGGAGCGAGCACAAGCGGTTACGAATAGAATCGAAACAATAGCCAATGACCCATCTATTCCTGTTGATACTTTAAAAAGTTTAGACGAGGAAGATACTACAAATATTGTCTTAGGAGAGAAACTAATATTTACTATTACCGAGAATGATGCAAAAGCCGCAGGTAAAAGTAGACAGGAACTGGCTCAAGAATATATCAAAAAAATTAGTGGTTCTATCGCTAAGTATAGGAAAGACCGTAGTTTAAATTATATTTTAAAAGGTCTACTTTACAGTTTTCTTTCCACTCTAGGTTTATTTATATTTTTAAAAGTTTTTAATCAGATTTCCCCAAAAATCATTACTACATTACAGAATTGGCAAGGAATTAGAATTCCTGCCATCAGAATTCAAAATATCGAACTTTTACCTGTATCTAGAGTCAGCAATATTGTAACTAAAGTAGTGAAAATACTCCGGCTGATGATAATGTTAGGAGTTATATATATCTATGTTTCTTTAGTCTTAGGATTTTTCCCTTGGACGAAACAGCTTAGTTCTAAACTTGTTAGTTATTTTTTAGAAGCTCTCTATCAAAGTTGGTTAGCATTTGCAGCTTATTGTCCTAAACTGTTCGCCTTGGGATTGATTTTTTTTGTCACCTACTATATTTTGAAAATTATTAGACCAATATTTACAAGATTAGGTAATGGAAGTCTATCCATTTCCGGTTTTTATCCTGAGTGGGCAGAACCGACATATAAACTAGTATTCTCTTTAATCATTGCCTTAGCAATAGTACTGGCTTTTCCCTATCTACCAGGATTTGGTTCACCAGCTTTTCAAGGAATATCTGTGTTTTTAGGTATTTTGTTATCGTTAGGTTCTACAGCATTGGTTGCCAATATTGTCGCTGGAATTATTCTAATTTATACCCGTGCTTTTCAGATTGGCGATCGCATTAAAATTGGTGATGCTACTGGCGATATTGTGGAAAAGACTCTGTTAGTAACGCGAATTCGTACTATCAAGAATGTGATGATTACTATTCCTAACGGAAGTGTATTAACTAGCCAAATTATTAACTACAGCGCTCTTGGTCAAGACCCTAATTATCATTTAATTTTACACACTACAATAACGCTTGGCTATGATTTACCGTGGCGCAAAGTTCATCAAGTTTTGATTGATGCTGCGCTAGCAACCAAAGATATTTTAGCAAAGCCTGTTCCTTTTGTGTTCCAAACTAGTTTAGATGATTTCTATGTGAGCTATGAATTAAACGCCTATACTAATAAGCCAATGCTGATGGGGAGTATTTATTCACAACTACATCAAAGTATTCAAGATAAGTGTAATGAAGCAGGAATTGAAATTCTTTCTCCTCATTATTCGGCTATTCGGGATGGGAACCAAATTACTATACCAGAAAATTATCTGTCTCAAGATTATCAAGCACCGGGATTTCGTCTCTCTCCTCTGGATAATCTATTTAAGCAGTTCAACGAAAAAGATACACCTGAGTCGGGTGAATAA
- a CDS encoding tetratricopeptide repeat protein: MLRNKNLLVAAIICLCLSNGNTAFGKDVGIILAKIQNTQSAVIRNKNAVANFEQGSNLYKQGDLKGAEAAFRKAIELEPNFAQAYIALGNTLDDRGKPQEAIAQYNKAISLDPQDSRAYFNLGLTLARLNQLEAAIAQYQKAISLEPKYAEAYYNLGNALYAQGKLTEAVTEYTAAIRLKPDYAPTYTRLGNALYDRGELAEAVTQYKKSISFDPNYADAHYYLGNALYAQGKPAEAIAEYTASIRLAPKNPAGYNALGNTLYAQGKLEEAIAHYKKAISFAPNYADAHYNLASAFYAQGKLTEAIADYTEAIRLDPKHAQAYTGLGNAMDDRGKPEEAIAHYKKAISLVPNDAFTYYNLGITLGRQQQPKEAIVNLKKARELFQAEKNKEMVEQVDRLIQKINTQTN; encoded by the coding sequence ATGCTGAGAAACAAGAATCTACTGGTAGCAGCTATTATCTGCTTGTGTTTGAGTAATGGGAATACTGCCTTTGGTAAAGATGTTGGCATTATTTTAGCAAAAATTCAAAATACTCAGTCCGCAGTTATTCGGAACAAAAACGCAGTTGCTAACTTCGAGCAAGGAAGCAATCTCTATAAACAGGGAGATTTAAAAGGAGCAGAGGCGGCTTTTCGGAAGGCAATTGAACTAGAACCCAATTTTGCACAAGCTTATATTGCCTTGGGAAATACTCTCGACGATCGAGGTAAACCACAAGAAGCGATCGCCCAATACAATAAAGCCATTAGCCTTGATCCTCAAGACTCTAGAGCATACTTTAATCTCGGTTTGACTTTAGCAAGACTGAATCAGTTAGAAGCTGCGATCGCACAATATCAAAAAGCCATCAGCCTTGAACCCAAATATGCAGAAGCTTACTATAACTTAGGAAATGCTCTCTACGCTCAAGGCAAGCTAACAGAAGCAGTTACCGAATATACAGCAGCAATTCGCCTCAAACCAGATTATGCACCGACTTACACGCGTTTAGGAAATGCTCTGTACGATCGAGGTGAGCTAGCAGAAGCAGTTACCCAGTATAAAAAATCCATTAGCTTCGATCCTAACTATGCAGACGCTCACTATTACTTAGGAAACGCCTTGTACGCTCAAGGAAAGCCAGCAGAAGCAATCGCCGAATATACAGCATCCATTCGCCTCGCTCCGAAAAATCCAGCAGGTTATAATGCCTTGGGAAATACTCTATACGCTCAAGGCAAACTAGAAGAAGCGATCGCACATTACAAAAAAGCCATCAGCTTCGCTCCCAACTATGCAGACGCTCACTATAATTTAGCAAGTGCTTTTTATGCTCAAGGCAAGCTAACAGAAGCAATCGCCGACTATACCGAAGCGATTCGCCTCGATCCCAAACACGCACAAGCTTACACAGGTTTGGGAAATGCGATGGACGATCGAGGTAAACCTGAAGAAGCGATCGCACATTACAAAAAAGCCATTAGCCTCGTCCCCAACGATGCATTCACTTACTATAATTTGGGAATCACTTTAGGAAGACAACAACAGCCAAAAGAAGCGATCGTTAATCTCAAAAAAGCCAGAGAATTATTCCAAGCTGAGAAAAACAAGGAGATGGTTGAGCAAGTCGATCGGCTAATCCAAAAAATTAATACCCAAACGAATTGA